GCTTTCTCGTTAATGTTGAACTGATGGCATGGGTCCAATATGGATACACTTCATCTATTTTCCATGGACGACCGGCCATTGCCTGTTTTGTCTCTGAGaatttccagtttttttttttttttttttttttcagaccAGACCAAAATGGTTAATAGTTTACAATGACTATCCAATCTTTTTGGACAGATTAGGCTTGTTTTGGCCCTCACTTCACCAGATATGAAATTCCCGGAGTTCCTGTTTATGTACGAAAACATTTTTTACCCTAAAAATGTACATGCACATATGAGCTCGAACTGAGTTTTGCCTATATTGTCgctctaaaataaaaaagaaaatataggaaAACAATAGCACAGTGTCAGTAATATGTTGTAGTTGTTTGCAGAAACTGAAACTGATATATATTTTACGAGACTTTCAAATATATCAacagaaaagatatttgcaactgtgaattgtgtaattatcgcgtaattactttgaaaaaaatgaataaaacatgatactcacaagaaaaaaattaattttttaattatgaacccactatttttcaaagcaattatgCATATATCGAAACTCCATGCCATTTGATCAACCATTTAAGGTTCAATGCATAGAAGATACCTTTAACTTACGAATACAGTAATTAAATTGCTCAAATTGGAAGTGTAGGAACCGAATTGACACTGCTGTTCAAGGGTggtatttgttaaaaaaaacccCTTGGAAGTTAAGATAGCAAGTCACCAGAATCATAGTAATTTCGTCTGGAGGTGGGTAcctcaatattattttaacaaagCAACTGCAAACCTTCATATTACATTCTTTTCTTCAACCTTCATCATTTAAATCGTTGACAGCACCATCTAATGCAAAGTGCAAAGCTGTGGCAGGAATGATCTAGGCAAAGCATAGGAAGTTCTTCTTCCCCGCACCAAGTATAGTGGGTAACATCAAATTTCTATCCTAGATTTTAATTGCTTTTTCACTACTTGTAATCACAAAGTTCAGCCACATAAGACTCTCAACATGTCTAAATAATAAAACCTCGTTCATGTAAATTTTACCAAAAACTGAGACCATCTTGCAACATCAACAGAAATGCAATAATCTGAACAGAAGGCAGGATGATACAACTGAATTCATTATTCCTGATCAGAATTTGATTCTAAAGCCCTAACGAGACGACGGTATTTTTCGGGGCTGTCCCACCAAGTTGTGGTGTTGATAATTGACTTTTCCAACCAAAGCGGATCAGTCTTCTTCTTCTGAGTCAGCTTCTTGTAGAACCTTCCCCACTTGTACATGGCACGCCGTAAACGAGCACTCTGATTTCCGCCAAATAAATACTTGATGTAGTCCTTTGCTAGCCGGGTCATCTCCTCACCGTTGATGATGTAAACatactgcaaaaaaaaaaaaaaaaaaagggaaaagaacagaaaaaagagCAGTGTTACCCAATAGAGCCTGCAGAAAACCAGCAGAACCTGGATTCCTTCCAAGTTCTGAGCCCCTACATGGCGTTTATTTAAACAACATACAGGTGACCCTTGCTTTAAATCTGAGCACAATTAATCTAATTACTAAAACCAATTCATGAGATCAGGCCACTCCTATACtacatattaaaatttttcattcttcatgcatgaaACTCCAAGCCAACATTACTGCATGCCCATCACCTCCTCCATGAGGATGATCCAATGGATTCACTGCAACACCAAGAACAATGGGGCATCTGCCTAACCACCGGCTTTGTCCAGCTTTTCTAAGCTTACGTACACCATGGTTAAGATTGAAACTCTACAAATAGTAGCTCGGCATCGGGAATCAATGAGTTTTTCAACACCGGAAGGTGTGCAGCCTAAGAGATAGTGTAGTGGGTGCTGGTTCCAACATGCCAGTTTATACAATTTAGTTAAGCTCTTAGCTTGTTTTCTGTGCTAGACGTGAAAAATTATGTTCAATTCTGCACATCTTTCCCTCTTTTACCTTCATCTTGGCATATTCATTTCAGTTATCACTCTCAATAGAAGGATATGCTTGAAACTAACCCATTGCAGTCATAAGGAAGTTACCAAGTGCTTCTTAACATGGGTGTGCGagtgtgagtgagagagagagatgaatacCATAAAAATAAAGCCAATAGTTGCTAAAATCACTTGCAGAGTTTCATCAACGATTCCAGCAAGGCCTTCATCCTCTGATCCACCAGAAGCatccccaccaccaccaccaccaccacctccaccacctgGTGGACGTATTCCGTCACCGCCACTATCATCATAGTATCCTTTCTTCTCAATCCGCTGCCGTAATTCATCTTCTAAAGACTTTCCCTTGAACCTTCCGATAACATTCTGAATAGCTTTCCATGGAGAACCCTGATGGAATATGTGAAGTTGAGAGAAATGTATACAGTTTCcctgataaaatattattaaaaactcaCTCTTTCCCTTTGCTTAGATAACAGGTCCCATAGTCTATTATAGACGACTGAAACATGATAATACATCCTTACAATGCCCTTCACCATGACCAGAAAAAATTTTCATGGACTTTACATAGCAAGAACTAACTATATAACATAGCACACAAATCTAAACATAAAGGCTTCAGAAAAAAATGACAAGGTCCACAAAAAGGGGAAAATTATGATACTCATTAAAATAAAGGCTTCAGAAAACAGCAGAAGACCCAGTAggattaagaaaattaaaatgattaggTTCATAGATAATTTTTCGTTTATTCTGTAGGGCCCAAATGGAATGGAGCCCAACGTGTACTGGGAGTAAAGCTTCCAGTGATATTCACAGTAAACAAATAGCAACTATTAACAATAATCCAATAACGATATAGAAAATCAGACAAAAATGCCTCTTACCCCATTGCCACCTTCCTTATTTCCTTCACCTCCTAACGAGCAAACAGGCATGCTTTGCTGGTAATTCGACACAGCCATGCATTGCTGGTGGTATGATGCATTGGCGGATAGCCTCAAGGAAGTTCTTGGAAGACAATTATCACGGATGGCTAAAATGCATCGATTCGAAGGTAGGCGGTGGGATTGAGAAATAATTCTAACATAGGGTTTTGGCCTGCAGGCAGTTATCTGCGTGGTGCTCATCCTTCAACAAAGAGCTCAGCTGCTTTCTAAATCACACATGGAGCTCCACCACCTATACCACCATGCTTCAAACATCATTGAACAAAAATTTCCCCCCGATAAGTGCATTTAAATTCCTAACATCATAGCAGGCATACATTTCCATATGCTATTAAATATGATACAgtacaagtatcatttttccagttgaaaataaaaagattaaacttttccttcataaaaccAAAAGGGTTCTATAGTCCGAGAAAGTTAAATAACTTCACCGAAATATAAGAAGCTTACTCATTTGACTCACTTTCAAATAAGATCATTAATGTCCGTAAAAGTTAATGATAATGCTACTTGACGAACCGACCAGAAAGCTCCCGGAACACaatcaaatcaataaaaaaactaaaattgagaatcataagaaaaatacatatacacAAATTTACACGGGTATATGTCTGCGCAACAGCCTGGGTTTCAGGTTGCTACACTGTTCAACGAGTTTAAAAAACGAAAGACGAAGAATAAAAATCAAAAGCAAGTTCACAAGCCAAATTTCGAGTGCCTAATGGAAATGGtagtaggagagagagagctcaccgTTCGTTCTGGACCTTTGGGTTCACCGAAGACAGTCGGGTGCTGccgcagaagaagaagaaatgaagaaagagagagaagataaCGTGACGAACAGGTGAGGAAGAGTCTGGAAGAGGCTTTGGGTGGCCGGCCAGATTTGATATGTATTGGGCTGTGATGGACTAATCTGCGTTTTATCTTATTGTGAAAAAGTTAGCAAGGTGGCCCAAAATTAGTGGGCCTAGAAATCGAAGCCCAATAAAACAAATCTGCCATCGTATAAATTCTCTTCATGACTTCACCAGCTAGCCGAGCTGCTCGCTTTCAAGTTTCCACTCCCCCCATGGATTTTGAATCTGATTACGAGATTGCCCGCACCGCCGAGTTTCTTCTCTCTCGGAACTTCACCAGAGTCGCTTTACAGGTTAACTTCctgaaaaccctagaaaaacccTCTTATGTTTGGAAGCTCTGTGTTTTTGTTTCTGAGAAAACGAGAAGAGAATCTTTAGTCCCTTTGTTctggaagtaaaaaaaaagagagagaagcaaTTCACAGAGaacaaaaaccaaataaattgaATTCTTATATAGCCTTAAAACCTTCCACTAGTCCTTATCTTTATCctctgtttggttgccgagaaactGAACGAGATGGAAAGGAAAAGGGTTGATTGTTTTGGCGAAAATTTAGATGCCATGGATTTCATGGGTTGGAGTTGCTATTGTTTTCAAGGACTATCTATGGAAACCCAACTCTATACCTGAATTTATTCTGATAAGTACACCTGGATTTATTTCAGTTATCTCAATGATCAAAGAGAGATTTAGGGCTTAATTTCATTGCTCGTTAATCGAAATCAAACTCTGTTTTTCTCTAATTTCAGTTCCCAGATGAACTATTGAAGGATTCCACGAGAGTGGTGAGAGCTCTGCGCGACCAACTTCGGTCACTGAGAAAATGTGGCGCCGAACAAAATGGAGGCAACAAAGATGTTAGATTGTTTGTGATGGCGGACACAACATACGGCAGTTGCTGCGTTGACGAGGTTGGAGCGTTGCACGTTAATGCCGAGTGTGTTGTACATTATGGGCACACTTGTCTCAGCCCGTGAGTACTTGTTGAAACTTTCGGTGATCTAAATGCTAATTGCTGTGGATGTGCTTTGCATTTTAGTGTTTAGGCAAAAGAGTTGTATACATACTGTACCTTATTCCGTTAAGTCATTCAATGTTTAGAGAGACAAAGAAACATTGAATACGGAAATATTAGGCCCTTTGAGCAGACCAGTTGTTGGAAATACATAAACTTTTCAATGTTTATTTTGAATGCCCATGTCTCAAATACTGGGAGAAAATAAGTTATGCTTCTACCATACGCCTGTTTCTTTTCTCTGATACGCGCATCTCAATTAGCTCTAGGGAAAAGAACACCTAGCATATacatttttgcatttttcttaaaaaaggaTTCCCATGATAAATAATccttaatattagttttacgTGGGGTTCTTTTGGAATACTgatttacttgtaaaaaatggAAGTTCTATGTTCCACAGATGCACCTAACCCTATCATTCTACATTAATTCAAGATTCCTTGCGGGGTCTATGATTAGTAGATTGAAGGAGTGCCTGCTgctaagtcccacatttttCATAGCTCTGATGTTGAAGTTCATATCTTGCAGGTCTCTACAATCTTTTGTCTTGAGTCTTTCGGGCACTTTTGTTCTTAAAACACGTTAAATGTGTTCTAGAGCATTTCCCTGCCAGCATTTAGCACCATCATTTGATTGCGTAAgaggttttgaaaattaaatccaAAACTTCATGAAAAAACTATATTACTGGTAGTTAGGGAAGGATTTAAGGCCAAGGGAAGAAAGTGGTTGGGTGTAATAGAGACCATCATATCTAATGACTTCCACATTGTGACATATTAACTTACAAGAATCTTAGTTCTCATAGGTTGGTAAAGGCCATTAACCCTTCAGGGCAGTATTGCTTTGGGGTCTTTGATATTACGGAACTCGAATATGATATAGTTGTCTTGAGTTTAGGTTTAATCTTTTGTCGTTATTACTTTTAGTTTAGGATATTTAACTTAGCTTATCTCTTAGTTTGTTGTAATGTTGTGCCTTCCTTTCTAGTCATTGGAGTTTTAATTAATGAGTGTAACACCAGAATTGGTTTTAGCTGTGTGGTTTTCTCTGCTACTGTAGTACTTTTCTGTGTACTTCATGTGCCATTCTATTGAAGGCCCCATTTTTGTTTGCAGGACAACAACTCTTCCTGCATTCTTTGTCATTGGAAAGGCTCCTGTTAGCATACCCAACTGCATTGAAAGTCTTTCAAGTTATGCTTTGACCAATGACAAGCGTATCCTAGTACGGAAATctacttgaaataatttttttgatttctAGACTGCCAACTTCACATAAATGGATGTTGACAATGGAAATGTGGCTATTTACTGTACActcttataatttctttaagtATGCCTTCTTTTACTTaatcaaaaaatcaaagaaagatTCCTTTGTGATATACTACCAACTCAATTACAATGCCAAGGAAACCACAGTATTGATAGGACATCTTGCTTGGTGGAATTGACATCCTATTTGTAGTTTGGAATTGTTCACTACCTTGATAATGGGAATGATTCTCTCTCTGGTTGCATTTTCCTCTCCATCTAAATACACAACATAATGCACAAagaaatcatcttccaaactgccGCTACTTGGGGATAGCCTTGAATCTCTTTCCAACAAGCTAttaaatccaccaccctcaaaggcataacccaagccacACCAACTCTTCTAAATATCTCATCCCCCAACACTCTTATCACCACATAATGCAGTAATAAGTGATCCActgattctccattcttcttgcACAAATAACACCAATACATAACAATGAGACCccgcttcctcaaattgtccgtGGTCAAAATTTTCCCAAGAGAGGCGGTCCATACGAATAAAGCTACTTTGGGAGGCACACAAGACCTACAAATACCCTTCCACGGGAAAGGAACATTACCATGTGATGATAACATCTTGTAATACGATCTCACTTTAAACCGCTTGCTCCCGTTAAGCCTCCATTGCATCCTATCCCCATGTGCCATTAGACTTCCCGTGGAATATATCAAACTAAAAATTCTGAAACATTATCcatttcccaatcatgaatatccctATTAAATTGAACATCCCACTAGTGCGAACCATGGGAAAATGCCATCATATCCGACACAGAAGCATCTCTATTGACAACAATGCGATATAGAGCTGGAAAAGCCCTATAGAGAGCGCAATCTtcacaccaaacatcatgccaaaatctgattcTAGAGCCCTCACCTGCAACAAAACAGATTTAAGTGATAAAACTCTTCCAACCcctcctaataaatttccataagcccACACCCTACCCCCCCTTCACTTCGTTAGAATGCCAACCCCCCCAAGCACTTCCATGTCTATGATCAATAACCTCCTTTCAAAGCAAATCCCCCTCCAAATGttacctccacaaccatttccccaaTAGGGTTTTATTGAATGTCTTCAAGTTGCGCACCCCCAAGCCTCCATAAGAGATTGAagaacaaactttattccaattGACAAGATGAAACTTTGTTTCATCCCCCattccaccccacaagaaagtCTGAAATAAGTTCTCAATCCTATTAGCCACCCCTGCTGGCAAagcaaataaagataaaaaaataagtggggaGGTTGGATAAAGTACTCTTAATTAATGTGAGTTTACCCCCTTTCGATAAATACATCCGTTTCCAACTAGCCAACATTTTCTCTACTTTGTCAACAGCCCCATCCCAAATGGCTCTAGCCTTAAATGTTGCCCCTAACAaaagacccaaatatttcataggcaaggAAGCCACTTTACAACCCAAGAAACTCGCCAAGCTATTGATACTAGGCACCACACCCACGGGAACCATCTCGCCAAGCTACTTTCtcacacttttttttctctattatttaataattaaactatTTACTTTTGCACATTGGTGGCAAGAACCGTTACCTAAATTTGTTTTAAACATTGTTTACCTAACTTTCCTAGTGCAGGTCCTTTATGGGCTGGAATATGCTTATTCGATAAAGCATATAAGAGAAGCATTGGTAGAGGCATCAAAGTTATCCGAGTCCAAATCCAAATTAGAAGTCTGTTTTGCCGATGTTAGTTGTTCTGTTATGAATTCGTCTGATGATCATAGAAGCTCCACTGGACTTGTGGAACCAGCTGGTGTTTGTACCGATGATAACACTTATGGGATGGCACCTGATAATAGATATAAGATTGGGGGCTTGATCTGGACTTTACCTGAAGGACACAAAATGGAGGACTACTTGCTTTTTTGGATTGGTTCTGACAACCCAGAATTTGCGATTGTTGTACTTACATTTAATTGCTGTGATATAGGTAGAGAAATTACTATCCCTTATATGTCTGTCTGTTGTGTtgacaatttaaaataaagtagtTGCTCATGCGTACACATAAAAGCTAGTTGTTTTGCGTGtcatctaatatttttaaattgattttgtttataattGGCGTTGTTTTACTCATTAAGAATATTTTGTAATGTTGGTTTTAGTCAGGTACAATTTGATTCTTTTGAACATGCTAAAATAAAGTAGTTGCTCATGCGTACACATAACAGCTAGTTGTTTTGCGTGtcatctaatatttttaaattgattttgtttataattGGTGTTGTTTTACTCatcaagaatattttttaatgttggtTTTAGTCAGATACAATCCAAAAGAGAACCGTTTGGTGACAGATGTGTCTCAGCAGAAAAGGATTCTTAAGCGCCGGTATTATGTAACATAATCTTTCTCCCCCCCCACTCCGCATTTCACCTTTGATATCCTTTCCTTCTTAAAAGTGTATCGATTCACTTGTGGCATGGAATTCTGTCCGTTATAGTGTCCAGTACTTCTTTTGCGGTATTTACTGTGGCAATTTTTCCTTGCAGATATTACCTAGTCGAAAAGGCAAAGGATGCTAACATTGTTGGGATTTTGGTGGGAACTCTTGGTGTAGGTTAGTTCCCCTTGAGCTATCAATTTGTACGAGTCTGTTCTGTGTTGAACTATGTTGTTATTTGAAATGattcatttaatttcttattcttATCTGTTCATAAACCATTGATAATTATATACTTATGGGGATGTCATACTGACAAGGATTTAAGTTGTATTAGTATCTTTTATGTGTGTatggttattttatttctcttaactCCTTGTTTGGTGTATGATTATGTAAATCTTGAGAATTAAATGGAAAGTTTGCTGAGATCTCTTCATGCTTCTTTCTTAGTTTGATGCAGCAGCACAATCTGGGTGCTGAGAGTCCGaatgttatttttcttgtaCTGTTTTCAACATTATCTGTCATAGTTTTATAGTTTTCCTAGTGGTGATTTGAACGTTACAAGATTTCCTAGTGAACGTTCCAATGACAGCAGATTACGACTAGTGATGACAAAATTTTAGGAGTGTATTTTCGACCTGGGTTTGATGGATATTCCTCTCATGGGTGGTACTTACACGTGATCAAATAATCATATGTGGTCTAGATTGGACAAATTTTTAGCATCATCGGAGTGAGAAACTTATTATCTAGAGCTTTGTCAAAAGAGTTTGCCTCGTCTATGTTCGGATCATTTTCCGTTATTActagattgtggaggtattcaaGGTGAGCGtcggtattttaagtttgaaaatatgtggctgaaaaTTGAAGGTTTTGTGAAAAgagttagggcaggtttggggggtgaaatgagaattttgtgttttgttttgaagtttaaaatattatgttttaatattattattgtattgggatttgaaaaaggtgtattgagatttgaaaaagttgaattgtttattatattttgtatggggatttgaaagaggtgtaatgatgagatgagatgagatgagaattttatgttttgtcttgtgtcccaaacctgcccttagacaATGATGGGATTCTTATCAGTTTAATGTCACTCCTAACTTCATTTTTGCAGGTAAATCGAAAGctctaaaaaatgatttaaagctATGGAATATTCAATCTTTTGGTAATATAGGAGATCGTAAAAAGACTATTCTAGAGGAGCTTCAAGAGGTAGAGAGGACACAGGAGGGGCGGGTTCTATCTATGGAGGAAGCATCTTGGACGGATGAGTTAAAGGCAAAATTAGAAAGGGTGGCGTTATTGGAGAGCTCTTGGcatcaaaaatcaaaagttttatggttgaaagaaggagactgcaacacaaaattctttcatagaGTGGCCAACTCCCATAGGAGAACTAATACTATTGAGATGTTGAAAATAGATGGAGTGGAATGTATGGAGGCTCCGGTGATTAGGGAGCATGCTTTGGGATTTTATGAATGCTTACTTTCTGAGTAGGTGGGATGGTGGCCAACACTTGATGGACTAGTCTTTGACTCTATAGATCCACACCAGGTTTTGTGGCTGGAGCGGCCCTTTGAGGAGTTAGAGGTCCACACTGTGATAAGGAGAATGGTCAAAGATAAAGCACCTAGCCCCGACGGCTTTTCCATgggattttttcaaacttgttgggatgtggtgagGGCAGATTTAATGAAAGTGTTCTAAGAATTATTTTCAGTCGAGAAATTTGAGAAGAGCTTCAATGCCACATTTATAGCACTAATTCCTAAAAAGATTGGGGCTTCGAGGTGAAGGATTTCCGGCTTATCAGCCTTGTGAATGAgatatataagattatttctaaggtGCTTGCCAATCGTCTAGGAGAGGTTTTGGGGAGGATCAttacaaaaccccaaaatgcttttgtcaaAGATAGGCAAATTCTGGATTCAGTCCTCATTGCTAATTAACGCCTTGATAGTAGACTAAAATCTGGCCAATTGGGAATCCTATGCAAGCTAGATATGGAGAatgcatatgatcatgtaaactggGAGCTCTTACTATATGTGCTTGGGAGGTGCggttttggagagaaatggtgcTTGTGGATAAGATGGTGTATTTCTACGGTGAGTCTTTTAGTATTGGTGAATGGCTGCCCAAATGATTTCTTTAATAGCTCTCGGGGTCTTAGACAAGAAGATCCTTTGTCCCACTCCTATTTGTTTTTGTCATGGAGGCACTTAGCAAAATGATTTTAGTCTTGGTGAACAATGGCTTTATTGAGGGATTCTTGGTAGGTGATCCTAATAGGGGCACTATTAACCTATCTCATTTATTGTTTGTAGATGAtacacttattttttgtgaggcaGAACAAAACCAAGTTCAAACATTAAGggcattattactttgttttgaagcggcATCCggtttgaaagtgaactttGATAAATTAGAATTGGTGTTAGTGGGCAATGTTTGTAACATCAGGCAACTGGCTAGTATTCTTGGATGTAAGGTTTCCTTTCTTCCCATGAACTACCTTGGTCTTCCTTTGGAGACAGTTGCAAGATCTATATCGATTTGGGATTAAGTGGTGGAGAAATTGAACGCAGATTGACAGGTTGGAAGAGATTATATCTCTCGAAAGGCGGTAGGATTACCTTTATCAAAAGTACTATTTCTAACCTACcaacgtatttttttttatctctattcCCAATTCTAGGAAGTGTGGCGAACCGTATTGAGAAGTTGTATCATGACTTTCTTTGGGGTGGGATAGGAGAAGAATTCAAGTATCATCTAGTCAAGTGGGATAAGGTATGTTATCCAGTATCTTCGGGTGGGTTGGGCATTAGAAATTTGATGATCTTCAATCGAGCCTTGCTTGGGAAGTGATTGTGGAGATATAGTATAGAACTGGAAGTCCTATAGAAGTCAGTGATCGATTGCAAATATGGGGCGTTGGGGGGGGGAGCACTAGGGAGATTCACGGGGTTTATGGAGTGGGATTTTGGAAACACATTtgaagggggggggggatctTTAATCGGCATACTAGAATGGTGTTGGGCGATGgatctagaataaaattctggACTGACCTATGGTGTGGAGACCAAGCCTTAAAGGATTAATTTCCATCAGTCTTTAGGATCACAGGTGAGAAAGATGCATTAGTGGCTAATTGTATGGAGTTATTTGGGGACCTAGTCCAGTGGAATGTGAATTTCACTAAAGTcgcccaagattgggaagttggcaGCATTGAGGAGTTCTTTGCTCTTCTATACTCCATGATGCCGAGAATCCAAGGAGCAGACAAGATGTGGTGGATTCACACCGGTAAAGGTACATTCTCAGTCTGCTCCTTCTATCTCTTACACAAGCACAAAATATGGAATAATTCCCATGGAGAAAGATATGGAGAAACAAGGTGCCTCCCAAAGCggcattttttgtttggacaacaGCACTAGGTAAGATCTTGACGACGGATAATCTACGAAGACGTAAGGTGATCAtagtagattggtgttgcatgtgtagaaaaaatggagaaattGTGTATCATTTACtgttgcattgtgaggtggttgGAACATAATGGAATGAAGTGTTTAATAGAATGGACTTAGCTTGGGCTATGCCTGACACAGTGACAGAGCTTATGGCCAGCTGGATAAATTAACAAGGTCTCCCACAAATCACTGTGGTGTAGAAAATGGTCCCgatttgtatcatgtggtgcttgtgAAATGAGCGAAATGGCTGGACATTTAAAGACAAGGAGCGCTCACTAGTAGAacttatatgattttttgttagtaCTATTTTTCTTTGGGCCACGGCTGTAGATTTTCTTGGCCTCGATTTTCAtggttttcttgtttctattacttcgctctaaataggtgtgaccttttgtataccatcttgtgtacttgggctatgcctattcatatcaatataattgtttacttattaaaaaaaaagttttatagtTTTGAGACAATTTGATTATGATGAGATTCATGTGtatcaccaatttttttttccaatcaaaAAATTTATCCTAGTCAGCTAGATGTCTAATTAATTCTACAACTGTTGATGCAGCTGGTTACCTTCACATGATTCACCAGATGAAAGACCTGATCACAGGAGCTGGGAAAAAGGTCTATACACTTGTTGTTGGAAGACCAAACCCTGCAAAACTTGCCAACTTTCCCGAGGTAAACTGAGATAGGTGCAAGTCGATTTCCGAATATGCatgtttattaaaaattttcgAATTGTGCAGTGTGATGTTTTCATTTATGTGTCTTGTGCCCAAACTGCCCTTCTGGATAGCAAAGAGTATCTAGCTCCCGTTATCACTCCATTTGAAGCCATGCTTGCTT
This window of the Juglans regia cultivar Chandler chromosome 12, Walnut 2.0, whole genome shotgun sequence genome carries:
- the LOC108980772 gene encoding 2-(3-amino-3-carboxypropyl)histidine synthase subunit 2 — protein: MDFESDYEIARTAEFLLSRNFTRVALQFPDELLKDSTRVVRALRDQLRSLRKCGAEQNGGNKDVRLFVMADTTYGSCCVDEVGALHVNAECVVHYGHTCLSPTTTLPAFFVIGKAPVSIPNCIESLSSYALTNDKRILVLYGLEYAYSIKHIREALVEASKLSESKSKLEVCFADVSCSVMNSSDDHRSSTGLVEPAGVCTDDNTYGMAPDNRYKIGGLIWTLPEGHKMEDYLLFWIGSDNPEFAIVVLTFNCCDIVRYNPKENRLVTDVSQQKRILKRRYYLVEKAKDANIVGILVGTLGVAGYLHMIHQMKDLITGAGKKVYTLVVGRPNPAKLANFPECDVFIYVSCAQTALLDSKEYLAPVITPFEAMLAFNRGSQWTGAYVMEFRDLINSSLVEVKESEEARFSFLSGGYVEDVDLQGKEIDKEDKGTLALANAMEKVLQLRDNPNSLKKSRARSGPEYFAARSYQGLDMHYDNSLPEPYLVGRSGRASGYEDEKK
- the LOC108980800 gene encoding uncharacterized protein LOC108980800, encoding MSTTQITACRPKPYVRIISQSHRLPSNRCILAIRDNCLPRTSLRLSANASYHQQCMAVSNYQQSMPVCSLGGEGNKEGGNGGSPWKAIQNVIGRFKGKSLEDELRQRIEKKGYYDDSGGDGIRPPGGGGGGGGGGGDASGGSEDEGLAGIVDETLQVILATIGFIFMYVYIINGEEMTRLAKDYIKYLFGGNQSARLRRAMYKWGRFYKKLTQKKKTDPLWLEKSIINTTTWWDSPEKYRRLVRALESNSDQE